In Deltaproteobacteria bacterium, a genomic segment contains:
- a CDS encoding serine hydroxymethyltransferase, whose protein sequence is MDRTLATIDPRIAELIRAENRRQEEGLELIASENVVSPAVIQAMGSVLTNKYAEGYPGKRYYGGCEVVDQVEQLAIDRVKQLFGADMANVQPHSGSQANMAVYLSQLKPGDPILSLDLNSGGHLTHGSPVNFSGKLFKVIHYGLDRETERIDYDQVDKLALEHKPKMIVVGASAYPRIIDFARFRKAADSCGAVMMVDIAHIAGLVAAGLHPSPVPMSEFVTSTTHKTLRGPRGGLILAKEAYGKAANSLIFPGIQGGPLMHVIAAKAVAFHEALQPSFKTYQKAIVDNAQALAKALIAQGIRLTSGGTDNHLMMLDLRPKKLTGKVGEEVLGKAGITVNKNMIPFDPEKPFVTSGVRVGTPAITSRGLGVKEMDEVGELIGYALDNAADDTKLASAKEKVKALCARFPLYPDLKNGYPG, encoded by the coding sequence ATGGACCGCACGCTCGCAACCATTGACCCGCGCATCGCAGAGCTCATCCGCGCCGAGAACCGCCGCCAGGAAGAGGGTCTCGAGCTCATCGCCAGCGAGAACGTGGTCTCGCCCGCGGTGATTCAGGCCATGGGCAGCGTGCTCACCAACAAGTACGCGGAAGGGTACCCGGGCAAGCGCTACTACGGCGGCTGCGAGGTGGTCGACCAGGTGGAGCAGCTCGCCATCGATCGCGTGAAGCAGCTCTTCGGCGCCGACATGGCCAACGTGCAGCCGCACTCGGGCTCGCAGGCCAACATGGCCGTGTACCTCTCGCAGCTCAAGCCGGGCGATCCCATCCTCTCGCTCGACCTGAACTCGGGCGGGCACCTCACGCACGGCTCGCCCGTGAACTTCTCGGGCAAGCTCTTCAAGGTCATCCACTACGGGCTCGACCGCGAGACCGAGCGCATCGACTACGACCAGGTCGACAAGCTCGCGCTGGAGCACAAGCCCAAGATGATCGTCGTGGGCGCGAGCGCGTACCCGCGCATCATCGACTTCGCGCGCTTCCGAAAGGCCGCCGATTCGTGCGGCGCGGTGATGATGGTCGACATCGCGCACATCGCCGGGCTCGTCGCGGCCGGGCTGCACCCGAGCCCCGTGCCGATGTCCGAGTTCGTGACCTCGACCACGCACAAGACGCTCCGCGGCCCGCGCGGCGGCCTCATCCTGGCGAAGGAAGCGTACGGAAAGGCCGCGAACAGCCTCATCTTCCCCGGCATCCAGGGCGGGCCGCTGATGCACGTCATCGCCGCGAAGGCCGTCGCGTTCCACGAGGCGCTGCAGCCGAGCTTCAAGACCTACCAGAAGGCCATCGTCGACAACGCGCAGGCGCTCGCGAAGGCGCTCATCGCTCAGGGCATCCGCCTCACCTCGGGCGGCACCGACAACCACCTCATGATGCTCGACCTGCGGCCCAAGAAGCTCACGGGCAAGGTGGGCGAAGAGGTGCTGGGCAAGGCCGGCATCACAGTGAACAAGAACATGATCCCCTTCGACCCCGAGAAGCCGTTCGTGACCTCGGGCGTTCGCGTGGGCACGCCGGCGATCACCAGCCGCGGCCTGGGCGTGAAGGAGATGGACGAGGTGGGCGAGCTCATCGGCTACGCGCTCGACAACGCCGCCGACGACACCAAGCTCGCTTCCGCCAAGGAGAAGGTGAAGGCGCTCTGCGCGCGCTTCCCGCTGTACCCGGACTTGAAGAACGGCTACCCGGGCTAG
- the nrdR gene encoding transcriptional repressor NrdR — protein sequence MRCPFCHEAENKVIDSRESHEGAVIRRRRECEKCQKRFTTYERVEELTPLIVKKDGRREAFDREKVMAGLKKACEKRPVSIEQMEGVIAGIEAKLQGMGEKELPSKVIGEAIMEALAGLDQVAYVRFASVYRSFKDITEFMEELKDLLHDRTTSPKDPSGKRATR from the coding sequence ATGCGCTGTCCCTTCTGCCACGAGGCCGAGAACAAGGTCATCGACTCGCGCGAGTCGCACGAGGGCGCTGTGATCCGCCGGCGCCGCGAGTGCGAGAAGTGCCAGAAGCGCTTCACCACGTACGAGCGCGTGGAAGAGCTCACGCCGCTCATCGTGAAGAAGGACGGCCGCCGCGAGGCGTTCGATCGCGAGAAGGTCATGGCCGGCTTGAAGAAGGCCTGCGAGAAGCGGCCCGTCTCCATCGAGCAGATGGAAGGCGTCATCGCCGGCATCGAGGCCAAGCTTCAGGGCATGGGCGAGAAGGAGCTGCCCAGCAAGGTCATCGGCGAGGCGATCATGGAGGCGCTGGCCGGGCTGGATCAGGTCGCGTACGTGCGCTTCGCCAGCGTGTACCGCAGCTTCAAGGACATCACCGAGTTCATGGAGGAGCTCAAAGACCTCCTCCACGACCGCACCACCAGTCCCAAGGACCCGTCCGGCAAGCGGGCGACGAGGTAG
- the ribD gene encoding bifunctional diaminohydroxyphosphoribosylaminopyrimidine deaminase/5-amino-6-(5-phosphoribosylamino)uracil reductase RibD — translation MGKAIAQARLGLGTTSPNPCVGAVIVKDGKLIARGHTQPVGGPHAEIIAMRAAGKRARGADLYSTLEPCNHIGRTPPCTEAILDAGIKRVFIGARDPNPHVSGDGAARLRRAGVKVHEGVLQAECEALHAAFFKHVTTGRPFVTLKVASTLDGRIAASSGDSKWVTGEQARARVHRLRTEVDAVLVGAGTARADDPQLTARDVGATRQPLRVVVEGTRALPSTLKLFRDRAARTVLATARVRKAPAGVELLHCRGRDGQVDLDDLLRQLAELGVTHVLAEGGQKIASGLLSIGQVDELALFLAPKLLGAGLSWLDGAPTKAMSQALPLDGVRVEQLGPDFLLTGRPSRRAGGRKQPRT, via the coding sequence ATGGGCAAGGCCATCGCCCAGGCGCGCCTGGGCCTCGGCACCACCAGCCCGAATCCGTGCGTCGGCGCGGTGATCGTCAAAGACGGCAAGCTCATCGCGCGCGGGCACACCCAGCCGGTGGGCGGGCCGCACGCCGAGATCATCGCCATGCGCGCCGCCGGCAAGCGCGCGCGCGGCGCCGACCTCTACAGCACGCTCGAGCCCTGCAACCACATCGGCCGCACGCCACCGTGCACAGAAGCGATCCTCGACGCGGGCATCAAGCGCGTCTTCATCGGCGCGCGCGATCCGAATCCGCACGTCTCGGGCGACGGCGCAGCCCGGCTGCGGCGCGCGGGCGTGAAGGTTCACGAAGGTGTGCTCCAGGCCGAGTGCGAAGCGCTGCACGCCGCGTTCTTCAAGCACGTGACCACGGGCCGGCCGTTCGTGACCTTGAAGGTCGCGTCGACGCTCGACGGCCGCATCGCCGCGAGCTCGGGCGACTCGAAGTGGGTCACCGGCGAGCAAGCCCGCGCGCGCGTGCACCGGCTCCGCACCGAGGTGGACGCCGTGCTCGTGGGCGCCGGAACCGCCCGCGCCGACGACCCGCAGCTCACCGCGCGCGACGTGGGTGCGACGCGACAGCCGCTGCGTGTCGTCGTGGAAGGCACGCGCGCGCTTCCGAGCACGCTCAAGCTCTTCCGCGACCGCGCCGCGCGCACGGTGCTCGCCACCGCGCGGGTTCGCAAGGCGCCTGCGGGCGTGGAGCTCTTGCACTGCCGCGGTCGCGACGGCCAGGTCGACCTCGATGATCTTCTGCGCCAGCTCGCGGAGCTCGGCGTGACCCACGTGCTCGCCGAGGGCGGCCAGAAGATCGCCTCGGGGCTGCTCTCGATTGGCCAGGTCGACGAGCTGGCGCTCTTCCTCGCGCCCAAGCTCCTCGGCGCGGGCTTGAGCTGGCTCGACGGCGCGCCGACCAAGGCCATGTCTCAAGCGCTGCCGCTCGACGGCGTGCGCGTGGAACAGCTCGGGCCCGATTTCTTGCTGACCGGTCGGCCGAGCCGTCGCGCGGGCGGCAGGAAGCAGCCCAGGACCTAG
- a CDS encoding riboflavin synthase — protein MFTGLIQDIGRIAALHPGAVLRLDVESALPMDDIQLGESIAIDGCCLTVVEKRGKTLAFDATEETLRRTTLGDFKIGTRVNLERALALGDRLGGHLVLGHVDATSSVVRTWKEGGALGMEIALPKELAPFFIEKGSVTVDGISLTVNALGPDRFALMLIPETQERTTLAAKGMGARVNLEADLIGKYVVRNLGAWGKPSAGLTEPAILAAGFGSKR, from the coding sequence ATGTTCACCGGACTCATCCAGGACATCGGCCGCATCGCCGCGCTTCACCCGGGCGCCGTCTTGCGCCTGGACGTCGAGAGCGCGCTGCCGATGGACGACATCCAGCTCGGCGAGTCCATCGCCATCGACGGCTGCTGCCTCACCGTCGTCGAGAAGCGCGGCAAGACGCTCGCCTTCGACGCGACGGAAGAGACGCTCCGTCGAACGACGCTCGGCGACTTCAAGATCGGCACGCGCGTCAATCTGGAGAGAGCCCTCGCGCTTGGGGACAGGCTGGGCGGACACCTGGTGCTCGGCCACGTGGACGCGACGTCGAGCGTGGTCCGCACCTGGAAAGAGGGCGGCGCGCTCGGCATGGAGATCGCGCTGCCCAAGGAGCTCGCGCCGTTCTTCATCGAGAAGGGCTCGGTGACTGTGGACGGCATCAGCCTCACGGTGAACGCGCTCGGCCCGGACCGCTTTGCGCTCATGCTCATCCCCGAGACGCAGGAGCGCACGACGCTCGCTGCAAAAGGCATGGGCGCGCGCGTGAACCTCGAGGCCGACCTCATCGGCAAGTACGTGGTGCGCAACCTCGGCGCGTGGGGAAAGCCAAGCGCCGGGCTGACGGAACCAGCAATCTTGGCTGCAGGCTTCGGGAGCAAGCGATGA
- the ribB gene encoding 3,4-dihydroxy-2-butanone-4-phosphate synthase, whose product MKSVNSESLARVEKALNQLRHGKMIILTDDEDRENEGDLVLSAEKVTPDAINFMATHARGLICLSLTEERVKRLRLPLMVTDNTSPFSTAFTVSIEAARGVTTGISARDRSVTIKAAVARDARPVDLVRPGHVFPLAARPGGVLVRTGQTEGSVDLCRMAGLEPAGVICEVMNADGTMARRKELVRFAKRHKLLMLSVADVVRYRLEREPLVRRVSETAPSIEGAQFRAVAYTSDVDAHTHVALVMGNPKPSRPTLVRVHAACFMGDVLGAQICDCGQLLRQSLRQIAEAGEGVLVYLDKEPPPGGKLACTHATRTATLEDQQRELGIGAQILRDVGVGKLRLLSNSGRRISGLEGFGLHVVDRVGISGSRRTKRAG is encoded by the coding sequence ATGAAGAGCGTGAACAGCGAGAGTCTGGCGCGCGTGGAGAAGGCGCTGAACCAGCTCCGCCACGGCAAGATGATCATCCTCACCGACGACGAGGACCGCGAGAACGAAGGCGACCTCGTGCTCTCGGCGGAGAAGGTCACGCCCGACGCCATAAACTTCATGGCCACGCACGCGCGCGGGCTGATCTGTCTGTCGCTCACCGAGGAGCGCGTGAAGCGGCTGCGCTTGCCGCTCATGGTCACGGACAACACTTCGCCGTTCTCGACGGCGTTCACGGTGAGCATCGAGGCCGCGCGCGGCGTCACCACCGGCATCTCTGCGCGCGATCGCTCCGTCACCATCAAGGCTGCCGTGGCTCGCGACGCGCGTCCGGTGGATCTCGTTCGGCCGGGCCACGTGTTTCCGCTCGCGGCGCGCCCGGGCGGCGTGCTGGTGCGCACGGGCCAGACCGAAGGATCCGTCGACTTGTGTCGCATGGCGGGCCTCGAGCCGGCCGGCGTCATCTGCGAGGTCATGAACGCCGACGGCACCATGGCGCGCCGCAAGGAGCTGGTGCGCTTCGCCAAGCGGCACAAGCTGCTCATGCTCAGCGTCGCGGACGTGGTGCGCTATCGGCTCGAGCGCGAGCCGCTGGTGCGGCGCGTGTCGGAGACGGCGCCGAGCATCGAGGGCGCGCAGTTCCGCGCCGTGGCGTACACCAGCGACGTGGACGCCCACACCCACGTCGCGCTGGTGATGGGCAACCCCAAGCCGAGCCGGCCGACGCTGGTACGCGTGCACGCCGCGTGCTTCATGGGCGACGTGCTCGGCGCGCAGATCTGCGACTGCGGTCAGCTGCTGCGGCAGTCGCTGCGGCAGATCGCCGAGGCGGGTGAGGGCGTCCTGGTGTACCTCGACAAGGAGCCGCCGCCGGGCGGCAAGCTCGCGTGCACGCACGCCACGCGCACCGCGACGCTCGAGGACCAGCAGCGCGAGCTCGGCATCGGCGCGCAGATCCTCCGCGACGTGGGCGTGGGCAAGCTGCGGCTCTTGAGCAACAGCGGCCGGCGCATCTCCGGCCTCGAGGGCTTCGGGCTGCACGTGGTGGATCGCGTGGGCATCAGCGGCAGCCGGCGCACCAAGCGCGCCGGCTGA
- a CDS encoding aryl-sulfate sulfotransferase has translation MTSRKPLGLLIPAALLVLSGCLNDVAGTDGGPLDTTCIECNDAGPDAGVDAGNLGDGGEYDAGPIDAGPIDAGPIDAGAIDAGPVDAGPVDAGPEDAGPVDAGPVDAGPEDAGPVDAGPIDAGPQGDGGPWIALSVSGNPVNVLSAVGSVTADPAVVSVHVDFATLVDAGPATSTPEFAMRSGAVIVPVLPLRAQTSYSFTAVGALSDGGTLSSAPATLTTNALPLALHAFTVTTDGGPIEPGYTLIARLPQVASGSVNYVSIVDASGAPVWYLGLNPGLVGDFQKQPDGTYTIAVDDVAHAVSGLPEAVATFAQYDVLGNQVATWATQGTIATDCHEFLLQPDGTALMLGLVEQTVDMSAYAANGNPSATVIENVVQRVAPDGGVLFSWNTFDDLSIDAMDHTVPRTGSVIDATHANSIAVLADGNYLVSLRNMSQLVKVNATTGDVMWKLGGQYSDGGAAGDFNFVNDPLGGFSLQHAARELPNGDIILFDDGNGHVPPQSRAVEYMLDTTSSPMTATLVWSAEDSPPLYAYALGYAQRLGNGDTLITYGTTSHVQEVDTNGNVLWDLFDLTHPFGIYRAFRVGSLY, from the coding sequence ATGACCTCACGAAAGCCGCTTGGCCTGCTCATTCCGGCCGCGCTCCTGGTGCTGTCCGGCTGCCTGAACGACGTCGCAGGCACCGACGGCGGACCGCTCGACACCACCTGCATCGAGTGCAACGACGCGGGGCCGGACGCTGGCGTCGATGCCGGCAATCTCGGCGATGGCGGTGAATACGACGCGGGTCCAATCGACGCGGGGCCGATCGACGCGGGGCCGATCGACGCCGGTGCGATCGATGCCGGTCCGGTCGACGCGGGGCCGGTTGACGCCGGTCCGGAGGATGCTGGCCCTGTCGATGCCGGCCCGGTGGACGCGGGTCCGGAGGATGCGGGCCCGGTCGACGCAGGGCCCATCGACGCGGGCCCGCAGGGAGATGGCGGCCCGTGGATCGCCCTCAGCGTCTCCGGAAATCCGGTGAACGTGCTCAGCGCGGTCGGCAGCGTGACCGCGGATCCAGCGGTGGTGAGCGTGCACGTCGACTTCGCGACCTTGGTCGACGCGGGCCCGGCGACCTCGACGCCCGAGTTCGCGATGCGGTCGGGCGCGGTCATCGTTCCGGTGCTGCCGCTCCGGGCGCAGACGTCGTACAGCTTCACGGCCGTGGGCGCGCTCAGCGACGGCGGCACGCTCAGCAGCGCCCCGGCCACGCTCACCACCAACGCGCTCCCGCTCGCGTTGCACGCCTTCACCGTGACCACCGACGGCGGCCCGATCGAGCCCGGGTACACGTTGATCGCGCGGCTGCCGCAGGTCGCTTCCGGCAGCGTGAACTACGTGAGCATCGTGGACGCCAGCGGCGCGCCGGTCTGGTACCTCGGCCTCAACCCGGGCCTGGTGGGCGACTTCCAGAAGCAGCCCGACGGCACGTACACCATTGCCGTGGACGATGTGGCCCACGCGGTCAGCGGGCTGCCCGAGGCGGTGGCCACGTTTGCGCAATACGACGTGCTCGGAAACCAGGTCGCGACCTGGGCCACGCAGGGCACCATCGCCACCGACTGCCACGAGTTCCTGCTCCAACCCGACGGCACTGCGCTCATGCTCGGCCTCGTGGAGCAGACCGTGGACATGAGCGCGTACGCCGCCAACGGCAACCCCAGCGCCACGGTCATCGAGAACGTGGTGCAGCGCGTGGCCCCCGACGGCGGCGTGCTCTTCTCCTGGAACACCTTCGACGATCTCTCGATCGACGCCATGGATCACACGGTGCCGCGCACGGGCAGCGTGATCGACGCCACCCACGCCAACTCCATCGCCGTCCTCGCCGACGGCAACTACCTGGTGAGCCTGCGCAACATGAGCCAGTTGGTGAAGGTGAACGCCACCACCGGCGACGTGATGTGGAAGCTGGGCGGCCAGTACAGCGATGGCGGGGCCGCGGGCGACTTCAACTTCGTGAACGATCCGCTCGGCGGGTTCTCGCTGCAGCACGCGGCGCGCGAGCTCCCCAACGGCGACATCATCCTCTTCGACGACGGCAACGGGCACGTGCCCCCCCAGAGCCGCGCCGTGGAGTACATGCTCGACACCACCAGCTCGCCCATGACCGCCACGCTGGTGTGGTCGGCCGAGGACTCGCCGCCGCTCTACGCGTACGCGCTCGGCTACGCGCAGCGGCTCGGCAACGGCGACACGCTCATCACCTACGGCACCACCTCGCACGTGCAAGAGGTCGACACCAACGGGAACGTGCTCTGGGATCTCTTCGACCTCACGCATCCCTTCGGCATCTACCGCGCGTTCCGCGTGGGCTCGCTGTACTGA